In one Dermacentor albipictus isolate Rhodes 1998 colony chromosome 4, USDA_Dalb.pri_finalv2, whole genome shotgun sequence genomic region, the following are encoded:
- the LOC135911409 gene encoding slit homolog 2 protein-like translates to MSSSNTSSPTSMQLTQVVKIIIKERCIIILLIVSCLFRATSAECPSACFCDSESQYVSCVGDSTSQAPQDLPRPSERLELRNFAVDVLAQHLLSGVPALKELKLQQSRTRAVEDGALAELALLQRLDLSQNLLENLTSGTFKGLQQLKYLDLSSNQLAHIDGAFSGLGNLEQLNLHSNLLTQLNTYTFTGLHQIQYLNLDSNLVSSLEVGAFQNLPNLGHLILSNNPLTSLSRLNFFGSRLQYIDASHVGLERIPQSLTRYVRDLRLSRNNITHITLGDLDSYPHLGLLVLDDNAIEDVEDDALGRQEYLARLWLNGNRLTRVPMNLPQMLVALYIEENLITELPANSFFGLSKLEQLYLQRNQIRNISESALSDLVNLKTLDLQANLIQVLPNHVFSNLSNLQTLDISQNLLQLLEPECFQGLDALQTLQVSRIANKVEFQEYVFDPLKALIKLEMYDSSGLVADIIKSPRTLHGLRNVQELNIMHNKLTDLRPDFPSFFPKLKILKVGGNMFHCGPEVRWLSEWIKTSSIQFYSSYSIRCASPVTLQFKPVMLLKEEDFIEITTKTPPTLQGRNAALVKRVPLLNVPEPISASEGLTAIVTFQPSTLRSITTGSRSLEAAEPTTAVSSNQTGIFPADSETAPKSTEDFFQTPQRKKSLNITAQMAGNQKASNESLIAHLASNVTSATDGTITDSMSDITIPTVMSKQAMTTILNSVWQLPTAETAVPALTTAQDNHTSLSFNAPQSLLLAPPVAEKQQQEPSTEGNSTFTSRIITGCSFLLFVTLVTTVFLLQTRHNCVGCREHYSRIQRSSIISYRPQHDEVNILTVSEGTVDARTSMHRGIRNKLYFAVEGGGPHDMSNEPHLQELIPRSLSDSEWCSGHVCI, encoded by the exons ATGAGTAGCAGTAACACAAGTTCACCCACAAGCATGCAACTCACGCAAGTTGTTAAAATCATCATAAAGGAAAGATGCATCATCATCCTACTTATTGTCTCTTGCCTCTTCAGAGCGACAAGTGCAGAGTGTCCTAGCGCATGTTTCTGTGACAGTGAAAGCCAGTATGTCAGCTGCGTCGGGGACAGCACTTCACAAGCACCTCAGGACCTGCCCAGACCAAGCGAGAGGCTGGAACTGCGCAACTTTGCAGTAGATGTGCTCGCGCAGCACCTACTCAGTGGGGTGCCAGCTCTCAAAGAACTGAAGCTGCAGCAAAGTCGAACGAGAGCAGTCGAAGACGGGGCTTTGGCCGAGCTGGCTCTGTTGCAACGACTAGACTTGAGCCAAAACTTGCTGGAGAATCTGACATCAGGAACATTTAAGGGACTACAGCAACTCAAGTACCTTGACTTGTCTTCAAATCAACTGGCACACATAGATGGTGCCTTTTCG GGCCTGGGAAACCTGGAGCAGCTCAATCTTCACAGCAATCTGCTCACTCAGCTGAACACCTACACATTCACAGGCCTCCACCAGATCCAGTACCTGAACCTGGACTCGAACCTTGTCTCGAGCCTCGAAGTGGGTGCCTTCCAGAACCTTCCAAACCTTGGACATCTCATCCTCAGCAACAACCCACTCACGAGTCTCTCTCGTCTCAACTTCTTTGGCTCGCGGCTGCAGTACATCGATGCTTCTCATGTCGGGCTTGAGCGCATACCACAAAGCCTCACTCGTTACGTTCGAGACCTCAGGCTCAGCCGCAAcaacatcactcacatcactctTGGTGACCTGGACAGCTACCCACACCTTGGTTTACTTGTGCTGGATGACAATGCTATTGAAGATGTGGAAGATGATGCTCTAGGTCGACAGGAGTATCTCGCCAGGCTTTGGCTGAATGGGAACCGGCTCACAAGGGTCCCAATGAACCTGCCACAGATGCTAGTTGCTCTCTATATAGAAGAGAACTTGATAACTGAGCTGCCAGCCAACAGCTTCTTTGGACTGTCGAAATTGGAGCAGTTGTACTTGCAAAGAAACCAAATCAGGAACATTTCAGAGAGCGCTCTGAGTGATCTTGTCAATCTGAAGACACTTGACCTGCAGGCAAACCTCATACAGGTTTTGCCTAATCACGTTTTCAGCAATCTCAGCAACTTACAGACACTTGACATTTCTCAGAATCTACTACAGTTGCTGGAGCCCGAGTGCTTTCAAGGGCTTGATGCACTCCAGACACTGCAGGTGTCCAGAATAGCTAATAAAGTGGAATTCCAAGAATATGTCTTTGATCCACTAAAGGCACTGATCAAGCTCGAAATGTATGACAGCAGTGGCCTAGTGGCCGACATAATCAAATCACCAAGAACACTGCATGGCTTGAGAAATGTACAGGAGCTGAATATCATGCACAATAAACTTACAGATTTGAGACCAGATTTCCCATCTTTTTTCCCAAAACTGAAGATTCTCAAAGTGGGAGGCAACATGTTTCACTGTGGCCCTGAAGTGCGATGGCTCTCGGAATGGATAAAGACATCGAGCATCCAGTTTTACAGTAGCTACAGTATAAGATGTGCATCACCGGTCACACTACAATTCAAGCCTGTCATGTTGCTAAAGGAGGAAGACTTCATTGAAATTACTACAAAGACCCCCCCAACCCTTCAAGGAAGAAATGCTGCCTTGGTCAAGAGAGTTCCCCTGCTAAACGTTCCAGAACCAATTTCTGCCTCCGAAGGCCTGACAGCGATTGTGACATTCCAGCCTTCAACACTAAGAAGCATTACCACCGGAAGTAGAAGTTTGGAAGCAGCTGAGCCAACAACAGCTGTGTCAAGTAACCAGACAGGCATTTTCCCAGCTGATAGTGAGACAGCTCCTAAGAGCACTGAAGACTTCTTTCAAACACCACAGAGAAAAAAGTCATTAAACATCACTGCCCAAATGGCAGGCAACCAGAAAGCAAGCAATGAGAGCTTAATAGCTCACCTTGCAAGTAATGTGACATCTGCGACAGATGGAACCATTACTGACAGCATGAGCGACATCACTATTCCTACAGTGATGAGCAAGCAGGCCATGACAACAATTCTGAATTCAGTCTGGCAACTTCCAACGGCTGAAACAGCTGTTCCAGCTCTAACAACAGCACAAGATAACCATACTTCCTTGTCCTTCAATGCACCTCAAAGCCTGCTGCTTGCACCACCAGTGGCTGAAAAACAACAACAGGAGCCAAGCACCGAAGGGAACTCGACATTCACTTCGAGAATCATTACTGGTTGCAGCTTTCTGCTGTTCGTCACTCTTGTAACCACAGTGTTTCTGCTGCAGACGCGTCACAACTGTGTGGGCTGCCGTGAACATTATTCTCGCATCCAGCGAAGCAGCATAATCTCCTACCGTCCTCAGCACGACGAGGTGAACATCTTGACGGTGTCGGAAGGTACAGTTGATGCAAGGACTAGCATGCATCGTGGCATTCGAAACAAGCTCTACTTCGCAGTCGAGGGTGGAGGTCCTCATGACATGTCTAACGAACCTCACCTGCAAGAGCTGATTCCTCGCTCCCTGAGTGACAGTGAGTGGTGCAGTGGTCACGTGTGTATATAA